In a genomic window of Nocardia fluminea:
- the entS gene encoding enterobactin transporter EntS, producing the protein MTAVGGLLIDISPLRTSRPFRCAFAARLVSVLGLGLLMVALPLQVYQLTGSTLQVAGIATATAAALFAGSLAGGVIADRCDRRTVIQWSRSAAGAGFLILGINAVLPDPMLSVIYLAAIVDGLAGGVSGSALMALVPMLVGRDKIAAAGALTALTTDVGTMITPAIAGVLVAQAGVSVAFFLCAGATAATVGLITAIGPAPPPVRDLQNPLRELAIGIRFAVQHKSIRVILLTGLIAMLVSGPLVLLPAYADVELNAGPGTLGLLYAAPGAGAVIGSLTSGWMSRTRYNGPALLISLALMPLGVIAAGLWSHAALVFLGLAGFGLARAVNIVLRYTLLQQQAPEELRGRMAGLLMVQSVTGTAIGSMVAGFVGQFFAPGTALVIYGVAVLALTGVVALAAGPLHGKEQK; encoded by the coding sequence GTGACAGCGGTCGGCGGCCTGCTCATCGACATCAGCCCGCTGCGGACCTCGCGTCCGTTCCGGTGCGCGTTCGCGGCGCGGCTGGTGTCGGTGCTGGGGCTCGGGCTGCTCATGGTGGCCCTGCCGTTGCAGGTCTATCAACTGACCGGCTCGACCCTGCAGGTCGCCGGCATCGCGACAGCCACCGCGGCGGCGCTGTTCGCCGGCAGCCTCGCCGGCGGCGTGATCGCCGACCGGTGCGACCGGCGCACGGTGATCCAATGGTCGCGCAGTGCGGCGGGCGCGGGCTTCCTGATCCTCGGCATCAATGCCGTGCTGCCGGATCCGATGCTGTCGGTGATCTATCTGGCCGCCATCGTCGACGGACTCGCGGGTGGGGTGAGCGGCTCCGCCCTGATGGCACTGGTGCCGATGCTCGTCGGGCGCGACAAGATCGCCGCGGCAGGCGCTCTGACCGCGCTCACCACCGACGTGGGCACGATGATCACGCCCGCGATCGCCGGTGTGCTGGTCGCGCAGGCGGGGGTGTCGGTCGCGTTCTTCCTGTGCGCGGGCGCCACCGCTGCCACGGTGGGGCTCATCACCGCGATCGGTCCGGCCCCGCCACCGGTCCGCGATCTGCAGAACCCGCTGCGCGAGTTGGCGATCGGCATTCGCTTCGCCGTGCAGCACAAGAGCATTCGCGTCATCCTGCTGACCGGCTTGATCGCCATGCTGGTCAGCGGGCCGCTGGTGCTGCTGCCCGCCTACGCCGACGTCGAACTGAACGCGGGCCCCGGCACTCTCGGGCTGCTGTACGCCGCGCCGGGCGCCGGTGCCGTCATCGGGTCGCTCACCAGTGGCTGGATGAGCCGCACCCGCTACAACGGGCCCGCTCTGCTGATCTCGCTGGCACTCATGCCGCTGGGTGTGATCGCCGCCGGACTGTGGTCGCACGCGGCGCTGGTCTTCCTCGGTCTGGCCGGATTCGGCCTGGCCAGGGCGGTGAACATCGTGTTGCGCTACACCCTGCTCCAGCAGCAGGCCCCCGAGGAACTGCGTGGCCGGATGGCCGGACTGCTCATGGTGCAGTCGGTGACCGGCACCGCGATCGGCTCGATGGTCGCCGGTTTCGTCGGCCAATTCTTCGCGCCGGGCACCGCGCTCGTGATCTACGGCGTCGCGGTCCTGGCACTCACCGGTGTGGTGGCGCTGGCCGCCGGACCGCTGCACGGAAAGGAACAGAAGTGA
- a CDS encoding siderophore-interacting protein → MTDRSGYAARIAEVLAGEHGAKVPYPIGLQEVEVIRTVPVGAGLLRITFGGPDIATFHSYVPDEHVRLVFPCEDGVLRLPERDGQSLEWGNPRPVSREYTVRRHSIADNELDIDFAIHPGGLASEWAIAATPGTRIHIAGPPGGVVVPETYDKFLFVGDITALPAIARWLERLTRTARGWAFIEVTGPEEEIEIDAPEGIEVRWLHRGDLEPGTGDALEKAVRGVEVPAGQRVYAWVAGEAGCLRGIRKVVRGELGIGPKDSLIAGYWKRGVADFDREE, encoded by the coding sequence GTGACCGATCGCAGTGGCTATGCCGCGCGCATCGCCGAAGTGCTCGCCGGTGAGCACGGCGCCAAGGTCCCGTATCCGATCGGCCTGCAGGAAGTAGAGGTGATCCGCACGGTCCCGGTCGGGGCCGGACTGCTCCGCATCACCTTCGGTGGGCCCGATATCGCGACCTTCCACAGCTATGTGCCGGATGAGCATGTGCGCCTGGTGTTTCCGTGTGAGGACGGGGTGCTGCGACTACCCGAGCGCGACGGGCAGTCACTCGAGTGGGGCAACCCGCGGCCGGTCTCGCGTGAGTACACAGTGCGCCGCCACAGCATCGCCGACAACGAACTCGACATCGATTTCGCGATCCACCCCGGCGGCCTGGCCTCGGAGTGGGCGATCGCGGCGACGCCGGGCACCAGGATTCACATCGCGGGACCTCCCGGCGGCGTCGTGGTCCCCGAGACCTACGACAAATTCCTCTTCGTCGGTGACATCACCGCGCTGCCCGCCATCGCGCGCTGGCTGGAACGGCTCACCCGGACCGCGCGGGGCTGGGCGTTCATCGAGGTGACCGGCCCCGAGGAAGAGATCGAGATCGACGCGCCCGAGGGCATCGAGGTGCGCTGGCTGCACCGCGGCGACCTGGAACCGGGCACCGGTGACGCGCTGGAGAAGGCCGTGCGCGGCGTGGAAGTCCCCGCTGGACAGCGGGTGTACGCCTGGGTCGCCGGCGAGGCCGGTTGCCTGCGCGGCATCCGCAAGGTGGTGCGCGGCGAACTCGGCATCGGTCCCAAGGACTCGCTGATCGCCGGCTACTGGAAGCGCGGCGTCGCCGATTTCGATCGAGAGGAATGA
- a CDS encoding phosphopantetheine-binding protein codes for MTDEQVITDVATVLGVDRSELATDTDLLDAGLDSVRIMSLVEKWRSAGHADIDFPTLAGDPVLGSWIELLA; via the coding sequence GTGACCGACGAACAAGTCATCACAGATGTGGCCACGGTACTCGGCGTCGACCGATCCGAACTGGCCACCGACACCGATCTGCTGGACGCGGGCCTGGACTCGGTACGCATCATGTCGCTCGTGGAGAAATGGCGGTCGGCCGGACATGCAGATATCGACTTCCCCACGCTCGCCGGTGATCCCGTGCTCGGGTCGTGGATCGAACTGCTGGCCTGA
- a CDS encoding (2,3-dihydroxybenzoyl)adenylate synthase: MVTFAYNRRRDRPKFRWKEVLDLTDPVLPGFTPWPADLARRYREQNCWAGETFGDVLTARAAAAPDRIAVLDDANSWTYAELDHRSSSLATGFGRLGLAPGDRVLVQLPNRAEFVEVIFALFKLGALPVFCLPAHRTAELVPIAEAAGAKAMITCGTHQRFDYAALAAQVREEVESLRHLVLVDSGSLPEDAHDLDEYRDTPAQLAGPAASDVAFLQLSGGSTGIPKLIARTHDDYLYSVRRSAEICELDHTTVYLATLPVAHNFPMSSPGILGALWAGGAVAMTPDPTPATAFPLIERFGVTITGLVPPLARLWTERAEAGETPDLSSLRVLQVGGARCQDELARRIGPALGVTLQQVFGMAEGLVCYTRLDDPIEVVVGTQGRPMSEYDQLAVVDDNGAEVAPGATGHLITQGPYTIRGYYDNPDADARSFTADGWYRTGDIVSVRPDGNLVVAGRAGDWVNRGGEKVSAEELEAHLLEHPAVRDAVIVGTPDPVLGQRICAFVQPVDPAQRPTLISVRSFVRSRGVAAWKMPDTVVVVDEFPATGVGKTSRKDLRQALADGAHGN; encoded by the coding sequence ATGGTTACCTTCGCGTACAACCGCCGACGAGACCGACCGAAGTTCCGCTGGAAAGAGGTGCTCGACTTGACCGATCCCGTGCTCCCCGGCTTCACCCCGTGGCCCGCCGACCTGGCGCGACGATATCGAGAGCAGAACTGCTGGGCGGGTGAGACATTCGGTGATGTGCTCACCGCACGGGCCGCCGCGGCGCCGGACCGGATCGCCGTTCTCGACGACGCGAACAGCTGGACCTACGCCGAACTCGACCACCGGTCGAGTTCGCTCGCCACCGGTTTCGGCCGGCTCGGCCTCGCGCCCGGCGACCGGGTGCTGGTGCAACTGCCCAACCGCGCCGAGTTCGTCGAGGTGATCTTCGCGCTGTTCAAACTCGGTGCGCTGCCGGTGTTCTGCCTGCCCGCGCATCGCACGGCCGAGCTGGTGCCGATCGCCGAGGCCGCCGGGGCGAAGGCGATGATCACGTGTGGCACGCATCAGCGCTTCGACTACGCGGCGCTGGCCGCACAGGTGCGTGAGGAGGTCGAGAGTCTGCGCCACCTGGTGCTGGTCGACAGTGGATCGCTGCCCGAAGACGCGCACGACCTCGACGAATACCGCGACACGCCTGCGCAATTGGCGGGTCCTGCCGCTAGCGATGTGGCGTTCCTGCAGTTGTCGGGCGGCAGTACCGGTATCCCCAAGCTCATCGCCCGCACCCACGACGACTACCTCTACAGCGTGCGGCGCAGCGCCGAGATCTGCGAACTCGACCACACCACCGTCTATCTCGCGACCCTGCCGGTCGCGCACAACTTCCCGATGAGTTCGCCGGGCATCCTGGGCGCGCTGTGGGCGGGTGGTGCTGTCGCGATGACGCCGGATCCGACGCCGGCGACGGCCTTTCCGCTCATCGAGCGGTTCGGCGTCACCATCACGGGTCTGGTGCCCCCGCTGGCGAGGCTGTGGACCGAGCGCGCCGAAGCGGGCGAGACCCCCGACCTGTCCAGTCTGCGGGTACTGCAGGTGGGCGGGGCGCGCTGCCAGGACGAGCTGGCCCGCCGGATCGGTCCCGCGCTCGGCGTGACCTTGCAGCAGGTGTTCGGCATGGCCGAGGGCTTGGTCTGCTACACCAGGCTCGACGACCCGATCGAGGTGGTGGTCGGCACGCAGGGCAGGCCGATGTCGGAGTACGACCAGCTCGCCGTCGTCGACGACAACGGCGCCGAGGTGGCGCCGGGCGCGACGGGACACCTGATCACCCAGGGCCCGTACACAATTCGCGGCTACTACGACAACCCCGACGCCGACGCCCGCAGCTTCACCGCCGACGGCTGGTACCGCACCGGCGACATCGTGTCCGTGCGCCCCGACGGCAACCTCGTCGTCGCGGGCCGCGCGGGCGACTGGGTGAACCGCGGCGGGGAGAAGGTCTCGGCCGAAGAGCTCGAGGCGCACCTGCTCGAACACCCGGCGGTCCGCGACGCCGTGATCGTCGGCACGCCGGATCCGGTACTGGGTCAACGGATCTGCGCCTTCGTCCAGCCCGTCGACCCCGCGCAGCGGCCCACCCTGATCTCGGTGCGCTCGTTCGTCCGTTCGCGCGGGGTGGCGGCGTGGAAGATGCCCGACACGGTCGTGGTCGTCGACGAATTCCCGGCGACCGGCGTCGGCAAGACCAGCCGCAAGGATCTGCGACAGGCACTCGCCGACGGGGCGCACGGCAACTGA
- a CDS encoding SDR family oxidoreductase, which yields MLNGDSTARIVVVTGAAGGIGAAIAARFAGEAEVLSLWDRDPAVHKVAAELTTRSAHGVALDVSDGDEVAAAFDRLAAEHGTPDVVVHAAGLMVGGSALELDPQDWARCLTVNATGTMLVAQRAAAAMVRAGRGAIVVVSSNAAATPRVGMAAYGAAKAAATSFTRALALQVAPLGVRVNLVSPGSTDTAMLRDMFGGTALDDTAEQALLDGDPSAYRLGIPLRRIATPADIAGAVHFLASEDARHITMHDLRVDGGATLDM from the coding sequence ATGTTGAATGGTGATTCCACTGCGCGGATCGTCGTCGTCACCGGCGCGGCCGGGGGGATCGGGGCCGCGATCGCCGCCCGTTTCGCCGGCGAGGCCGAGGTTCTCTCCCTGTGGGACCGCGACCCCGCCGTGCACAAGGTCGCCGCCGAGCTGACCACGCGATCCGCCCATGGCGTGGCGCTGGATGTCAGCGACGGCGACGAGGTAGCGGCCGCCTTCGACCGTCTCGCCGCCGAACACGGAACACCCGATGTAGTCGTCCACGCGGCCGGGCTCATGGTCGGCGGGTCCGCGCTCGAACTGGATCCACAGGACTGGGCGCGCTGTCTGACCGTCAATGCCACCGGCACGATGCTGGTCGCCCAGCGCGCGGCCGCCGCTATGGTCCGCGCCGGTCGCGGCGCGATCGTGGTGGTCTCCTCGAACGCGGCCGCGACGCCGCGCGTCGGGATGGCCGCCTACGGCGCCGCCAAAGCCGCCGCCACCTCGTTCACGCGCGCACTGGCTCTCCAGGTCGCGCCGCTCGGCGTGCGCGTCAACCTGGTCTCGCCGGGCTCCACCGACACCGCGATGCTGCGTGACATGTTCGGCGGCACAGCCCTCGACGACACCGCCGAGCAAGCCCTGCTCGACGGCGATCCGAGCGCCTACCGCCTCGGAATCCCCCTGCGGCGCATCGCCACTCCCGCCGATATCGCGGGCGCAGTCCACTTCCTGGCGTCCGAGGACGCCCGCCACATCACCATGCACGACCTGCGGGTCGACGGTGGCGCAACGCTCGACATGTGA
- a CDS encoding isochorismate synthase yields the protein MITISTDSSDPAFLLSRPQRTVSATAGGTVFRSAHDAITALRSGRISHIVGALPFTPGAPTALWAPDSVTITDAPHQPGSRALPRFELDTALPAPEEHRQRVATAVELLGNPAHPLRKVVLARAVRARAPKPVRALDILDLMVASDPLSNGFLVDLSAAGGRYPGRHLVGSSPEILIRRNGSQVLSHPLAGSARRILDDDSADRTAADALLASTKDHAEHRFVTDQVSAVLRDRCAEVHTPASELTATPAMWHLGTPITATVPVAGPSALELAVALHPTPAICGTPTAAAARLIAELEGERGFYAGAVGWCDADGNGEWMVSIRCAELSADGTTLLAHAGGGIVAASDPAAELAETTGKFQRILGPLGIADLPVSVG from the coding sequence ATGATCACCATCAGTACCGACAGTTCAGACCCCGCCTTCCTGCTGTCCCGTCCGCAGCGGACCGTGTCCGCCACCGCGGGCGGGACCGTCTTCCGCTCGGCGCACGACGCGATCACCGCGTTACGCAGCGGCCGGATCAGCCACATCGTCGGCGCGCTACCGTTCACCCCCGGCGCCCCGACCGCGCTGTGGGCACCGGACTCGGTGACGATCACCGACGCGCCGCACCAGCCCGGCTCCCGGGCACTGCCCCGTTTCGAACTCGACACCGCGCTGCCCGCGCCGGAGGAACACCGGCAGCGGGTCGCCACCGCTGTCGAACTGCTCGGCAACCCCGCGCACCCGCTGCGAAAGGTGGTGCTGGCGCGTGCCGTTCGCGCGCGTGCGCCGAAACCGGTTCGGGCACTGGACATCCTGGATCTGATGGTGGCCTCGGATCCGCTGTCCAACGGCTTCCTGGTCGACCTCTCCGCCGCGGGCGGACGTTATCCCGGCCGCCATCTGGTCGGCTCCAGCCCCGAGATCCTGATACGCCGCAACGGAAGTCAGGTACTGAGTCACCCGCTGGCCGGGTCGGCCCGGCGCATCCTCGACGACGACAGCGCCGACCGCACCGCTGCCGACGCGCTGCTCGCCTCCACCAAAGACCATGCCGAGCACCGTTTCGTCACCGATCAGGTGTCCGCCGTGCTGCGCGACCGCTGCGCCGAAGTGCACACCCCCGCATCGGAACTCACCGCCACCCCGGCGATGTGGCATCTCGGCACACCGATCACCGCCACCGTCCCCGTCGCCGGGCCGTCGGCACTCGAGCTGGCAGTGGCCCTGCACCCCACCCCCGCGATCTGCGGCACGCCCACCGCCGCGGCCGCCCGCCTGATCGCCGAACTCGAAGGTGAGCGCGGGTTCTACGCGGGCGCGGTCGGCTGGTGCGATGCCGACGGCAACGGCGAATGGATGGTGAGCATCCGTTGCGCCGAACTGTCCGCCGACGGCACCACCCTGCTCGCGCACGCCGGCGGCGGGATCGTCGCCGCTTCAGACCCCGCTGCCGAATTGGCCGAGACCACCGGCAAGTTCCAGCGCATCCTCGGGCCACTCGGTATCGCCGATCTGCCCGTCAGCGTCGGCTGA
- a CDS encoding isochorismatase family protein — protein sequence MPIPPIAPYPMPTADEFTADQVDWTADPGRSALLIHDMQQYFLDAYDLYRDPARTLIANIATLRDHCHELDIPVIYTMQPGDQHPSRRGILADFWGTGMSEGADTEVINAIAPDPQDIQVTKWRYSAFQRTDLRELLGYYGRDQLLITGVYTHMGCMLSAAEAFMGDVRPFLVHDATADFSRDEHIMALNYVARRCGAVTSTENLIRQLSGTKVETTERRTA from the coding sequence ATGCCCATCCCCCCGATCGCGCCCTATCCGATGCCGACCGCGGACGAATTCACCGCCGACCAGGTCGACTGGACCGCCGACCCCGGACGCAGCGCACTGCTGATCCACGATATGCAGCAGTACTTCCTCGACGCCTACGACCTGTACCGCGATCCCGCCCGCACCCTCATCGCCAATATCGCCACCCTGCGCGACCACTGCCACGAGCTCGACATCCCGGTCATCTACACGATGCAACCCGGCGATCAGCACCCGTCCCGGCGCGGCATCCTCGCGGACTTCTGGGGCACCGGGATGTCCGAGGGCGCCGACACCGAGGTGATCAACGCCATCGCCCCCGACCCGCAGGACATCCAGGTCACCAAGTGGCGCTACTCCGCCTTCCAGCGCACCGACCTGCGTGAACTACTCGGCTACTACGGTCGCGACCAGCTCCTCATCACCGGCGTGTACACCCACATGGGCTGCATGCTCAGCGCCGCCGAGGCTTTCATGGGCGACGTGCGCCCCTTCCTCGTCCACGACGCCACCGCCGACTTCAGCCGCGACGAGCACATCATGGCGCTGAACTACGTCGCCCGCCGCTGCGGCGCCGTCACCAGCACCGAGAATCTGATCCGTCAGCTCAGCGGCACGAAGGTGGAAACCACCGAGCGCCGTACCGCCTGA
- a CDS encoding mechanosensitive ion channel family protein → MSAGSGSGYAAAEASRQREEFDLVEEILRPIIVLLGTVAITVSVGLLVERLLRYAARRSPGVHLPSLRRLQLPLQVLLGTVMLHAVYPLAELDLRQDGVIRNFLATAAIIAAVWLVIRATDVVADSLLSRYAQRATEIARVRQLRTQFGLVRRIVTSVLVVTTAAVAIMLLFPSLRTLGTSMLASAGVIGIIVGVAAQSTLSNLMAGLQIAFGDSVKIGDTVVVEGEWGTVEEITLAFLTVRIWDDRRLTMPVSYFNSQPYENWSRGGSQVTGTVLLHLDHSTPVPALREHLRTYLRDCPEWDGRNWNLLVTDSTPTDIVVRATMSAADADDAWTLRCAVREELLTWIGRHHAHAFPKIPTSVAPSDEQTRADDRVGDQNARVTVS, encoded by the coding sequence ATGTCTGCCGGGAGCGGGAGCGGGTATGCCGCAGCAGAAGCGAGCCGACAACGAGAGGAGTTCGATCTCGTGGAGGAGATTTTACGGCCGATCATCGTGCTGCTCGGCACGGTGGCGATCACGGTTTCGGTGGGTTTGCTGGTGGAGCGGCTGCTGCGCTACGCGGCGCGGCGCAGTCCCGGCGTCCATCTGCCGTCGCTGCGGCGACTGCAACTGCCGCTGCAGGTGCTGCTCGGAACGGTCATGTTGCACGCCGTCTACCCGTTGGCGGAGCTCGACCTGCGCCAGGACGGGGTGATCCGGAACTTCCTGGCGACGGCGGCCATCATCGCCGCGGTGTGGCTGGTCATCCGGGCCACCGATGTGGTCGCCGACAGCCTGTTGAGCCGCTATGCCCAACGCGCGACCGAGATCGCGCGCGTGCGCCAGTTGCGCACCCAGTTCGGGCTGGTGCGCCGCATCGTCACCTCGGTGCTGGTGGTCACCACCGCCGCGGTGGCCATCATGTTGCTGTTCCCGAGTCTGCGGACGCTGGGCACGTCGATGCTGGCCTCGGCGGGCGTGATCGGCATCATCGTCGGTGTCGCCGCCCAGTCGACGTTGAGCAATCTCATGGCCGGGTTGCAGATCGCCTTCGGTGACTCGGTCAAGATCGGCGATACCGTTGTCGTGGAGGGGGAGTGGGGAACCGTCGAGGAGATCACGCTGGCCTTCCTGACCGTGCGGATCTGGGACGATCGTCGGCTCACCATGCCGGTGTCCTACTTCAACAGCCAGCCGTACGAGAACTGGTCGCGGGGCGGCTCGCAGGTCACCGGCACGGTACTGCTGCACCTCGATCACAGCACCCCGGTGCCCGCCCTGCGCGAGCACCTGCGCACCTACCTGCGCGACTGCCCGGAGTGGGACGGCCGCAACTGGAACCTGCTGGTGACCGACAGCACGCCGACCGACATCGTCGTGCGCGCGACGATGTCGGCCGCCGATGCCGACGACGCGTGGACCCTGCGCTGCGCGGTCCGCGAGGAATTGCTGACCTGGATCGGCCGCCACCACGCCCATGCGTTTCCGAAGATCCCGACTTCGGTCGCCCCCTCCGACGAGCAGACCCGCGCGGACGATCGCGTCGGCGATCAGAACGCGCGGGTCACCGTGTCCTAG
- a CDS encoding NAD(P)(+) transhydrogenase (Re/Si-specific) subunit beta → MTYLVNGLYIVAFSMFIYGLMGLTGPKTAVRGNQIAAVGMGIAVVATLISVRHAALLNWILIAAGLIVGVALGVPPAIRTKMTEMPQLVAAFNGVGGGTVALIAWAEFVDSAGFSALHEEPTVHIIIGSLFAAVIGSISFWGSIIAFAKLQELLSGKPISVGRLQQPLNLILLVGAIVCAVVIGLGADNGGVSQLWMIGLLVLAGVLGLMVVLPIGGADMPVVISLLNALTGLSAAAAGLALNNTAMIVAGMIVGASGTILTNLMAKAMNRSIPAIVAGGFGGGGAVAGSGDGEAKTAKATSAADAAIQMAYANQVIVVPGYGMAVAQAQHAVKEMALLLEGKGVEVKYAIHPVAGRMPGHMNVLLAEAEVSYDAMKEMDDINGEFNRTDVVLVIGANDVTNPAARDDKSSPIYGMPVLNVDQAKSVIVLKRSMNSGFAGIDNPLFYADHTSMLFGDAKKSVGAVTEELKAL, encoded by the coding sequence CATGTTCATCTACGGCCTGATGGGTCTCACCGGCCCGAAGACGGCCGTGCGCGGCAACCAGATCGCCGCTGTCGGTATGGGTATCGCGGTGGTCGCCACCCTGATCTCGGTGCGCCACGCCGCCCTGCTCAACTGGATTCTCATCGCCGCCGGTCTGATCGTCGGTGTGGCACTGGGTGTTCCGCCCGCCATCCGCACCAAGATGACCGAGATGCCGCAGCTGGTCGCGGCGTTCAACGGTGTCGGTGGTGGCACCGTCGCGTTGATCGCGTGGGCCGAATTCGTCGACAGCGCGGGCTTTTCCGCGCTGCACGAAGAGCCGACCGTCCACATCATCATCGGTTCGCTGTTCGCCGCGGTGATCGGCTCGATCTCCTTCTGGGGCTCGATCATCGCTTTCGCCAAGCTGCAGGAACTGCTGTCCGGCAAGCCGATCAGCGTCGGTCGCTTGCAGCAGCCGCTGAACCTGATCCTGCTCGTCGGTGCGATCGTGTGCGCCGTGGTGATCGGCCTCGGCGCCGACAACGGTGGCGTCTCGCAGCTGTGGATGATCGGCCTGCTCGTGCTCGCCGGTGTGCTCGGCCTGATGGTCGTGCTGCCCATCGGTGGCGCGGACATGCCCGTCGTCATCTCGCTGCTCAACGCGCTCACCGGTCTGTCGGCCGCAGCCGCGGGTCTGGCGCTGAACAACACCGCGATGATCGTCGCGGGCATGATCGTCGGCGCTTCGGGCACCATCCTCACCAACCTGATGGCCAAGGCCATGAACCGCTCCATCCCCGCGATCGTGGCCGGTGGCTTCGGCGGCGGCGGCGCGGTGGCCGGTTCGGGCGACGGCGAGGCCAAGACCGCCAAGGCGACTTCCGCCGCCGACGCCGCGATCCAGATGGCCTACGCCAACCAGGTGATCGTGGTCCCCGGTTACGGCATGGCCGTGGCCCAGGCCCAGCACGCGGTCAAGGAGATGGCGCTGCTGCTCGAAGGCAAGGGTGTCGAGGTCAAGTACGCGATCCACCCGGTCGCCGGTCGTATGCCCGGTCACATGAACGTGCTGCTGGCCGAGGCCGAGGTGTCCTACGACGCGATGAAGGAAATGGACGACATCAACGGTGAGTTCAACCGCACCGATGTGGTCCTGGTCATCGGCGCCAACGACGTCACCAATCCGGCGGCCCGCGACGACAAGTCCAGCCCGATCTACGGTATGCCGGTGCTCAACGTCGACCAGGCCAAGAGCGTCATCGTGCTCAAGCGCTCGATGAACTCCGGCTTCGCCGGCATCGACAACCCGCTGTTCTACGCCGACCACACCTCGATGCTGTTCGGTGATGCGAAGAAGTCCGTCGGTGCTGTGACCGAGGAACTGAAAGCGCTGTAA